The following proteins are encoded in a genomic region of bacterium:
- a CDS encoding amylo-alpha-1,6-glucosidase has translation MQIVLDSVQCTDFGVSSQREWLVTNGIGGYASSTVAGANTRRYHGLLVAALVPPTDRFVLVSSLDAKVELSGQEFLLNANQYPDAVYPQGYLHLQKFLLNPEPSWYYGLPGNSTLIKRVWMAHGQNTTYVTYELQGNKPIRLTLSPLIAYKNYHEEMHPRPGFPLDEKIDKETITITYDKNFPPLKMMAPNATITETEVWYYQFEHLRERERGLDSLEDLYNPIACSYYLTPGERAVMIFTTELKEVETDVDAALSAERKRLADLVALSGLKDPVAQLLAQNCDAFLVKAPDRTTVIAGYPWFTDWGRDTMIALPGLCLTTKRYDEARDILLSFAKHVNKGLIPNRFPGEGQPPEYNTVDATLWYANSIYKYLSIRWDLDFALVIMPVLCKIFIGHCQSSLYNVIVEKDGLLSAGEPGVQLTWMDAKVGDWVVTPRIGKPVEINALWINFLRIMEWLAGKLGQPTKEYEQAASLAELSFREKFWYEEKGYFYDVISDGPPDTSLRPNQVLAISLPFAPAAKEQAESVIEVIQSNLLTPYGLRTLSPDDPSYIGTYSGSQASRDAAYHQGTVWPWLMGPFIEAYIAVTKDRPGARRMMVSLREHLKEAGMGYISEIFDGDPPHHPVGCIAQAWSQAEMLRVWVEELGTH, from the coding sequence ATGCAAATTGTACTAGATTCTGTTCAATGCACTGACTTTGGTGTTTCTTCACAGCGGGAGTGGCTCGTCACTAACGGCATTGGCGGATATGCATCGAGCACAGTGGCGGGAGCTAATACGAGGCGATATCATGGGCTTCTTGTAGCTGCGCTTGTGCCGCCTACTGACCGGTTTGTGCTTGTCTCCTCTTTAGATGCAAAAGTTGAGCTGAGTGGCCAAGAGTTTTTGCTAAACGCCAACCAGTATCCAGACGCGGTCTATCCCCAGGGGTATCTGCACCTGCAAAAGTTTCTCTTAAACCCGGAGCCGTCATGGTATTACGGCCTTCCTGGGAATTCAACGCTTATAAAGCGCGTTTGGATGGCTCATGGACAGAACACCACTTATGTCACCTATGAGCTTCAGGGGAACAAGCCGATTCGCTTAACCCTTTCGCCTTTAATCGCCTATAAGAACTATCATGAAGAAATGCATCCACGGCCTGGCTTCCCGTTAGATGAAAAGATCGATAAAGAGACAATCACAATAACTTACGATAAGAATTTCCCCCCACTTAAGATGATGGCCCCTAACGCAACCATTACTGAAACTGAAGTATGGTACTACCAGTTCGAGCATCTTCGAGAGCGTGAGCGAGGACTCGATAGTCTGGAAGACCTCTACAATCCTATCGCCTGTTCCTATTATTTAACACCTGGCGAACGGGCTGTAATGATTTTTACTACTGAGCTAAAAGAGGTTGAGACGGATGTAGATGCCGCTTTGTCAGCAGAACGGAAGCGTTTGGCTGATTTGGTTGCATTAAGTGGGCTTAAAGACCCTGTTGCTCAGCTTTTAGCACAGAATTGCGATGCATTTTTGGTCAAAGCCCCCGATCGGACTACTGTGATAGCAGGCTACCCTTGGTTCACAGATTGGGGGCGTGATACGATGATTGCGCTTCCTGGGTTATGCCTGACCACCAAGAGGTATGACGAAGCGCGTGATATCTTGCTCTCCTTTGCAAAGCATGTTAATAAGGGGCTAATTCCCAATCGTTTTCCTGGAGAAGGCCAGCCTCCGGAGTATAACACGGTTGATGCGACGCTCTGGTATGCCAATTCGATCTACAAATACCTGTCAATTAGATGGGATTTAGATTTTGCCCTGGTAATCATGCCAGTTTTATGTAAAATATTTATTGGACATTGCCAAAGTTCGTTGTATAATGTAATTGTAGAAAAGGATGGCCTACTAAGTGCAGGAGAACCTGGTGTTCAACTGACTTGGATGGATGCAAAAGTAGGGGACTGGGTCGTAACGCCTCGAATCGGCAAGCCCGTAGAAATTAACGCGCTTTGGATTAATTTCCTGCGCATAATGGAATGGCTGGCTGGCAAACTGGGGCAACCTACTAAGGAATACGAACAAGCAGCAAGTTTGGCGGAGCTTAGTTTCCGCGAGAAGTTCTGGTATGAAGAAAAGGGTTATTTTTACGATGTAATTAGTGATGGCCCACCTGATACTTCTCTTCGGCCAAATCAGGTGCTTGCAATCAGTCTGCCGTTTGCGCCCGCTGCTAAAGAGCAGGCAGAGTCAGTGATAGAGGTCATTCAGTCTAATCTGTTGACACCTTATGGTTTGAGAACGCTTTCACCGGATGATCCGAGTTATATCGGAACTTATTCGGGTTCTCAGGCATCAAGAGATGCTGCTTACCATCAAGGTACGGTTTGGCCTTGGCTGATGGGTCCGTTTATTGAAGCGTATATTGCCGTAACGAAAGATCGCCCAGGGGCACGAAGAATGATGGTATCCCTGCGCGAACACCTCAAAGAGGCAGGTATGGGCTATATAAGCGAGATATTTGACGGTGATCCACCGCATCATCCGGTAGGATGCATCGCTCAGGCCTGGAGCCAAGCCGAAATGCTTAGAGTATGGGTTGAAGAGCTGGGTACACATTAG
- a CDS encoding zf-HC2 domain-containing protein, whose translation MKCEQIGRKLQSYVDGELTDPQLLERFEIHLTRCESCHRSVLARRKLVGMLKAMFGLQREDSTVMTPL comes from the coding sequence GTGAAATGTGAGCAGATTGGGCGAAAGCTGCAATCATATGTTGATGGCGAGCTTACTGATCCCCAACTGCTTGAAAGGTTTGAAATCCACTTAACTAGATGTGAATCTTGCCATCGGTCGGTGTTGGCAAGACGCAAACTAGTCGGGATGCTCAAGGCAATGTTTGGGCTCCAACGCGAAGATTCGACAGTAATGACGCCATTATAA
- a CDS encoding RNA polymerase sigma factor, with protein sequence MSLIVYPNPESQLLAQYICGDSLSGSALADRLRYQVFYLVRQYTSTSEEAEDITQDCLLRIFEGMSTVDPERPLYPWICAIARNCSISWMRQQSRIKSIPLETVTETLTSENQFDSVVNGHIALLEKALACLEPLDRELLEQKYYHELNYTEIGAKVNLSADCVRKRISRALDRLQGDRSVMSVLEEEVKM encoded by the coding sequence GTGAGCCTTATCGTCTATCCTAATCCGGAATCTCAATTACTGGCTCAGTATATCTGTGGCGATTCGCTATCCGGGAGTGCGCTCGCAGATCGACTGAGATATCAAGTCTTCTATTTGGTGCGGCAATATACGAGTACGTCAGAAGAAGCAGAAGACATTACTCAAGATTGTCTACTTCGTATTTTCGAAGGTATGTCTACCGTCGATCCCGAAAGACCACTCTATCCATGGATATGTGCAATTGCTCGCAACTGCAGTATAAGCTGGATGAGACAGCAATCACGCATCAAATCCATCCCACTGGAAACAGTGACGGAAACTCTCACTAGCGAGAATCAATTCGATAGTGTGGTAAATGGGCACATTGCATTACTTGAGAAAGCTCTTGCTTGTTTGGAACCACTCGATCGCGAGCTTCTCGAGCAAAAATACTATCACGAGCTGAACTATACAGAGATTGGCGCGAAAGTGAACCTCTCGGCGGATTGCGTCCGAAAACGTATCTCACGGGCGCTTGACCGATTGCAAGGCGATCGGAGTGTTATGTCCGTTCTGGAGGAGGAGGTAAAGATGTGA